One genomic segment of Burkholderia pyrrocinia includes these proteins:
- a CDS encoding YlcI/YnfO family protein, which yields MKTATFPSVQVEPELLAAAERVLGDDETLSSFIEQSSREGVERRQLQSEFIARGIASRDKTMYTGQYVSSSDVLARLERRLDAIRDRRRQAR from the coding sequence ATGAAGACCGCCACCTTTCCATCCGTCCAAGTCGAGCCGGAACTGCTTGCCGCAGCCGAACGCGTCCTGGGTGACGACGAAACGCTGTCGAGCTTCATCGAGCAATCAAGTCGTGAAGGTGTCGAGCGTCGCCAGCTTCAAAGCGAGTTCATTGCACGCGGCATTGCATCCCGCGACAAGACGATGTACACGGGCCAGTATGTTTCCTCGTCCGACGTGCTCGCGCGGCTGGAACGCCGGCTCGATGCGATCCGTGATCGCCGGCGGCAAGCTCGCTGA